The Acetivibrio cellulolyticus CD2 genome segment TAGAGATTGTAGTAATTAGAACCATCTAAAACGCATTTTTAGCGCTTTTAAATAAGGAATCAGTTGTATTAAAAGGCAATTGATTATAGAGATTTTGATAAGAAACATATTATATATACTTTATATTATATCAGAAATATCTATATAAGGCTTATAGGTAATTAGTCCTAGTACAAATTTCTATCGATTTATGATGCTTTTGATTTAATAAATGTTCTTGGAATTTATTGAAAAATGTCGTATAATATTATTACTAGTCTGATTTGCATAGAAAATATCTACAGGAGGTGCTTGGATATGAAGATAAAGGATTTGCTTGAAAAAAGAAAACAGGCAAATAAAAAGGCTGCTAAAAAGAAAACTGCCAAGAGTATTGCAGTTGGAGCAGGGGTTGGAGCGGCTGTTGGCTTGACTGCAGGAGTATTATTGGCACCTAAGTCAGGTAAAGAAACGAGAGAAGATTTAGCTGAGAATGCAAAAGTAGCAGCAGAGAAAGTTGCAGAAGGTACTAAAGTAGCAGCTGAAAAAGTAGCTGAAGGGACAAAAAAGGCTGCAGTTTTAGTTAAGGGAAAAGTAGCTGAATTAAAGAATAAGAAAGTTGAAGAAGAGCCGCAGGAAGAACTAGAAAATGAAGTTCCAGAAAATTAAATGCTTAATAAAATTTCTTAACTATCAGAAAAAACAAATTGATTAATTTGTTTTTTCTTTATTTAGCCTCTTGGAGTGAAATGAAAGAGGCAAAAACGTAGGGACTCGATATCCCGGAGTTTTATTACTGCTGTTTATGGACTAAAACAGGAAGAAGGACTCAATTTTTGATTTAGTAAAGGTAATATATGAGGGGGTGAAATATGGATATTCTCATCAGTGTCAGAGATATAGCAAATTTTATAATTTATTCCCTAGGGGCAGCAGCTTTAATTGTGCTAATTATTGCACTGGTTTATGTTATAAGGTTTGTCAAGCGTTTGGACAAGCTTGTTGAGAAAAATACTGATTATATCAATAAGACTGCAAGTTTGCTTCCAGAAGTTGTAGATAATA includes the following:
- a CDS encoding YtxH domain-containing protein, translated to MKIKDLLEKRKQANKKAAKKKTAKSIAVGAGVGAAVGLTAGVLLAPKSGKETREDLAENAKVAAEKVAEGTKVAAEKVAEGTKKAAVLVKGKVAELKNKKVEEEPQEELENEVPEN